From one Marinobacter sp. LV10MA510-1 genomic stretch:
- a CDS encoding TOTE conflict system archaeo-eukaryotic primase domain-containing protein, which translates to MSKLEKEKAALLSRKKELRQAASRSTLSHLTPDQKIESFRKLFRGRQDVYAIRWQGSGGRSGYAVACENEWAPRICQKPRIKCGECPHRKFKPLDFSALYDHLSGKHVAGLYPLLSDNSCYLLAVDFDKDNWKADVRALAETCRGEAIPYLVEVSRSGAGAHLWIFFSEAVSAWSARVLGFKLLDKAMELYPGLSFDSYDRLFPNQDTMPDGGFGNLIALPLQHEARNRGCTVFVDDELTPYPDQWALLSRQKTLSSAQLREMVGKGPDSDLTAEVSLPWEQSLPVEAGIITGCPERITLILANHIYMKLSEIPGTLATRIKRMASFANPVFFKTQALRFSTHGIPRYISCARIEQGYLSVPRGCFDELQALLLDQRITIEIDDRRIPGQSLGGASLKATLREDQKKAVKALTNHDTGILHAPTAFGKTVTAIAIVAKRGVNTLILTHSRQLLDQWKERLETFIEGAAVGVIGGGKKKPTGQIDVATYQSLINKKDNTVSSLVREYGQVIIDECHHISAPRYEMLLNEVSARYVVGLTATPDRQDGHQKIMLMVAGPVRHKVRAEHSSRFVQRVIVRERHESPPTDIYQSSGRPHIASVYRWLSQSPARNQDIVQDVAGCARNRANCLLLTERREHAERLATMLDAESIPSVVLRGGMRVRERRDAEARLHEAQVIVATGKYIGEGFDLPRLDTLFLALPIAWKGTLAQYAGRIHREADGKQEVTVYDYLDTGLPMLERMFQKREKGYKAMGYQFVSSGQPRLL; encoded by the coding sequence TTGTCTAAGCTTGAGAAGGAAAAGGCCGCCCTCCTTTCCCGAAAGAAAGAGCTTCGGCAAGCTGCGAGCCGATCCACGTTATCGCACCTAACCCCCGATCAAAAAATCGAATCGTTCCGGAAGCTCTTTCGCGGTAGACAGGATGTCTATGCAATTCGCTGGCAGGGTTCCGGTGGCCGCTCCGGCTATGCTGTGGCCTGTGAGAACGAATGGGCCCCCAGAATTTGTCAGAAACCCAGGATCAAGTGCGGAGAATGTCCGCACAGAAAATTCAAGCCTCTGGATTTCAGTGCCTTGTACGACCACCTTTCTGGTAAGCATGTCGCTGGGCTATATCCTTTACTATCGGACAACTCCTGTTACCTCCTGGCAGTGGATTTTGATAAGGACAACTGGAAAGCAGACGTTCGTGCGTTGGCCGAGACCTGTCGTGGTGAAGCTATTCCTTATCTCGTCGAGGTGTCTCGATCCGGTGCTGGTGCCCATTTATGGATCTTCTTTTCGGAAGCCGTTTCGGCCTGGTCTGCGAGAGTTCTGGGGTTCAAGTTGCTGGATAAAGCCATGGAGCTCTATCCAGGCTTGTCCTTCGATTCCTATGACCGGTTGTTCCCCAACCAGGACACGATGCCCGATGGTGGGTTTGGCAATCTGATTGCCCTTCCGCTTCAACACGAGGCGCGAAATCGCGGGTGTACTGTGTTCGTCGACGATGAATTAACTCCGTATCCAGATCAATGGGCGCTGCTCAGTCGGCAGAAGACCCTTTCATCGGCCCAGCTTCGAGAGATGGTCGGTAAGGGGCCTGATTCTGATCTTACAGCAGAGGTTTCGTTGCCATGGGAGCAATCGTTACCGGTAGAGGCAGGTATCATTACAGGATGCCCTGAACGCATCACTCTCATTTTAGCAAACCACATTTATATGAAGTTGTCCGAAATACCGGGGACATTGGCTACTCGAATAAAGCGCATGGCCAGCTTCGCCAATCCAGTGTTTTTCAAAACACAGGCACTTCGTTTCTCTACTCATGGTATTCCTCGGTACATATCCTGTGCCCGGATTGAGCAAGGTTATCTATCGGTACCGAGAGGCTGCTTTGATGAGTTACAAGCATTGCTGCTGGATCAGAGGATAACGATAGAGATCGATGACCGCAGGATTCCGGGTCAGTCGCTGGGTGGCGCCAGTCTGAAAGCAACCCTGCGCGAGGATCAAAAAAAGGCTGTGAAGGCGCTTACCAATCACGATACCGGAATACTCCACGCCCCAACCGCCTTCGGTAAAACCGTAACGGCAATTGCCATTGTAGCCAAGCGTGGGGTCAACACATTGATCCTGACTCACAGTCGTCAGTTACTAGACCAATGGAAGGAGCGCCTGGAAACCTTCATTGAAGGTGCAGCCGTGGGTGTGATTGGCGGTGGGAAAAAGAAACCTACCGGTCAGATCGATGTTGCCACCTACCAGAGCCTGATCAACAAGAAAGACAATACTGTCTCAAGCCTGGTCCGGGAATATGGGCAGGTCATCATAGACGAATGCCACCATATTTCCGCTCCCCGTTACGAAATGCTCCTTAATGAAGTCAGCGCCCGTTACGTCGTCGGCTTGACAGCAACACCTGACCGTCAGGACGGGCACCAAAAAATCATGCTCATGGTTGCGGGACCCGTTCGTCACAAAGTTCGGGCGGAACACAGCTCCAGGTTTGTCCAACGCGTCATCGTTCGGGAGCGTCATGAAAGTCCACCCACCGACATTTATCAGTCGAGTGGGCGGCCCCATATAGCATCGGTTTACCGTTGGCTCTCCCAGAGCCCCGCCCGGAATCAGGATATTGTTCAGGATGTCGCAGGCTGTGCGCGCAACCGGGCAAACTGTCTTCTGCTGACGGAGCGGCGAGAGCATGCTGAGAGGTTGGCGACAATGCTGGACGCTGAATCCATACCGTCGGTTGTGCTGCGTGGAGGAATGCGCGTCAGAGAGCGCCGGGATGCAGAGGCGCGGTTACATGAAGCTCAGGTTATCGTTGCAACAGGAAAATACATCGGAGAAGGTTTTGATTTGCCACGGCTAGACACTCTGTTTTTGGCCCTGCCAATCGCCTGGAAAGGAACGCTGGCGCAATATGCCGGCAGGATCCACCGGGAAGCCGATGGCAAGCAGGAAGTCACCGTGTATGACTACTTGGATACTGGCCTGCCAATGCTAGAGCGGATGTTCCAAAAGCGCGAGAAAGGCTACAAGGCAATGGGATATCAATTTGTATCTTCCGGGCAACCCAGATTATTGTAG